One genomic region from Prunus persica cultivar Lovell chromosome G3, Prunus_persica_NCBIv2, whole genome shotgun sequence encodes:
- the LOC18782117 gene encoding uncharacterized protein LOC18782117 isoform X2: protein MVSGSRIEGGTQIISAGVRKTIQSIKEIVRNHSDIDIYWALKETDMDPNETAQKLLNQDPFHLVKRKRDKRKEVSSNLQSMGHTVSVEPRRHFESAGQGPKSNTSADRNVRRGGYARSGVTGTGISREFRVVRDNRVNRNINRETKPDSPQCTTSTNEQVSNISGKGPTGSSSSQKPSSRQNSSQVSNGQTDPQIRTSDANATGSLRKETLVEKRVTLPTAALRVQAVKPSNSQPHSAVVVSSNSVVGLYSSSTDPVHVPSPDSRPSASVGAIKREVGVRRQSSENSNSSAPSSSLSNSLLGKEGSTESFRPFTGISKTDQVGQTSESVMPSVSVSRPFLSNQHNARPHQQPVGHQKASQPNKEWKPKSSQKPSSNSPGVIGTPTKSVSSPDNSKVSESEAAKLQDKLSRVNVYDNSNVVIAQNIRVPDSDRFRLTFGSLGTELDSTGNMVNGFQAGGTEESNGEPAGSLSLSAPQSCSDEASGIKPVDLLDHQVRNSGSDSPASGAVPERQLPEKNDTSSPQTLDNYADIGLVRDTSPSYAPSDSQQQEQPELEGFSAFDPQTSYNIPYFRPHMDESVRGQGLPSPQEALSSHNVNSIAASTVAMVQQQPPPVAQMYPQVHVSHYANLMPYRQFLSPVYVPPMAVPGYSSNPAYPHMSNGNSYLLMPGGGSHLNANSLKYGVQPFKPVPAGSPTGYGNFTNPNGYAINGPGVVGGASGLEDSSRIKYKDGNLYVANPQAETSEMWIQNPREHPGLQSTPYYNVPAQSPHGAYMPSHAAHASFNAAAAQSSHMQFPGLYHPPQPAAIPNPHHLGPAMGGNVGVGVAAAAPGAQVGAYQQPQLNHMNWQTNF from the exons ATGGTCTCTGGTTCGCGAATCGAAGGTGGGACTCAGATAATCTCTGCGGGAGTGAGAAAAACCATTCAATCCATCAAAGAAATAGTGCGTAATCACTCCGATATTGATATTTATTGGGCTCTCAAAGAAACCGACATGGATCCTAATGAAACCGCCCAGAAATTGCTGAACCAAG ACCCATTTCATTTggtgaagagaaaaagagataaaagGAAGGAGGTATCCTCTAAT CTTCAGAGTATGGGGCACACGGTTTCTGTGGAGCCAAGAAGACATTTTGAGAGTGCAGGTCAAGGACCGAAATCAAATACATCTGCTGATCGTAATGTTAGAAGAGGAGGTTATGCTCGCAGTGGTGTAACTG GTACAGGAATCAGCAGAGAGTTTCGTGTTGTGAGAGACAACAGAGTTAACCGAAATATCAATAGAGAAACCAAGCCTGATTCACCACAATGTACAACATCCACCAATGAGCAAGTGTCAAATATTTCTGGAAAGGG CCCAACAGGAAGTTCAAGTAGTCAAAAGCCATCTAGCAGACAGAATTCATCTCAAGTATCAAATGGGCAAACTGatcctcaaattagaaccagTGATGCTAATGCAACTGGTTCTTTAAGAAAAGAGACATTGGTGGAGAAGCGAGTTACTCTTCCAACTGCAGCTTTGCGGGTGCAAGCAGTGAAGCCAAGCAATTCCCAGCCACACTCTGCAGTGGTGGTGTCGAGCAATTCTGTTGTTGGGTTGTATTCTTCTTCCACAGATCCTGTTCATGTGCCATCTCCAGATTCCAGACCATCTGCTTCTGTTGGTGCTATTAAACGGGAAGTTGGTGTTCGGAGGCAATCTTCTGAAAACTCCAATTCATCTGCACCTAGTAgttctctctcaaattcaCTTTTGGGAAAAGAGGGTTCTACGGAGTCATTTCGACCTTTCACTGGCATCTCTAAAACTGATCAAGTTGGCCAAACCTCTGAATCTGTGATGCCTAGCGTGTCCGTCAGCAGACCATTCTTAAGTAATCAGCACAATGCCAGGCCGCATCAACAACCTGTGGGTCATCAGAAAG CTTCCCAGCCTAATAAGGAATGGAAACCTAAGTCAAGCCAAAAGCCAAGCTCTAATAGCCCTGGAGTCATTGGAACACCAACAAAATCTGTTTCATCTCCTGATAATTCCAAGGTCTCAGAGTCAGAAGCGGCTAAGTTGCAAGATAAGCTTTCGCGAGTAAATGTATATGATAACTCTAATGTCGTCATAGCACAGAATATTAGGGTTCCGGACAGTGATCGTTTTCGGCTAACGTTTGGAAGCTTGGGGACAgagcttgattcaacagggaATATGGTTAATGGATTTCAAGCAGGAGGTACAGAGGAGTCAAACGGGGAACCTGCAGGAAG TTTGTCACTATCAGCTCCACAGTCCTGCAGTGATGAGGCTTCTGGCATCAAGCCAGTAGATTTGTTAGATCACCAAGTTAGAAATTCTGGATCTGATTCTCCAGCATCAGGTGCAGTGCCTGAGCGTCAATTGCCTGAGAAAAATGACACCTCAAGTCCTCAAACTTTGGACAATTATGCAGATATTGGTTTGGTTCGAGACACCAGTCCATCCTATGCACCTTCAGATTCACAGCAGCAAGAACAACCAGAGTTAGAAGGTTTTTCG GCGTTCGATCCTCAGACTAGTTATAATATACCTTATTTCAGACCGCATATGGATGAAAGTGTACGGGGACAGGGTCTGCCATCTCCACAGGAG GCATTGAGTTCACATAATGTCAACAGCATCGCTGCATCAACAGTTGCCATGGTTCAACAGCAACCACCCCCTGTGGCACAGATGTACCCACAAGTTCATGTTTCACATTATGCTAATCTTATGCCATACCGCCAATTTCTCTCACCAGTTTATGTTCCACCGATGGCCGTGCCTGGCTATTCTAGCAACCCTGCCTATCCTCACATGTCTAATGGCAACAGCTACTTGCTGATGCCTGGTGGTGGATCCCACCTAAATGCGAACAGCCTCAAGTATGGAGTTCAGCCGTTTAAGCCTGTCCCTGCTGGAAGTCCCACAGGGTACGGGAATTTTACTAATCCTAATGGGTATGCAATCAATGGCCCCGGTGTAGTTGGAGGTGCCTCAGGGCTCGAAGATTCATCTAGAATCAAGTACAAAGATGGCAATCTTTATGTCGCAAATCCACAG GCTGAGACATCAGAGATGTGGATTCAGAACCCAAGGGAGCACCCAGGCCTGCAATCCACTCCATACTACAACGTGCCTGCTCAATCACCTCATGGTGCTTATATGCCATCTCACGCTGCTCATGCTTCCTTCAATGCAGCTGCAGCCCAATCTTCCCACATGCAATTCCCAGGTTTGTACCACCCTCCTCAGCCTGCTGCAATTCCCAATCCACACCATTTGGGTCCTGCTATGGGTGGTAACGTCGGAGTTGGGGTGGCAGCAGCTGCTCCTGGGGCACAGGTTGGTGCATATCAGCAACCCCAACTGAACCATATGAATTGGCAAACCAACTTCTGA
- the LOC18782117 gene encoding uncharacterized protein LOC18782117 isoform X3, with product MVSGSRIEGGTQIISAGVRKTIQSIKEIVRNHSDIDIYWALKETDMDPNETAQKLLNQDPFHLVKRKRDKRKEVSSNLQSMGHTVSVEPRRHFESAGQGPKSNTSADRNVRRGGYARSGVTGISREFRVVRDNRVNRNINRETKPDSPQCTTSTNEQVSNISGKGPTGSSSSQKPSSRQNSSQVSNGQTDPQIRTSDANATGSLRKETLVEKRVTLPTAALRVQAVKPSNSQPHSAVVVSSNSVVGLYSSSTDPVHVPSPDSRPSASVGAIKREVGVRRQSSENSNSSAPSSSLSNSLLGKEGSTESFRPFTGISKTDQVGQTSESVMPSVSVSRPFLSNQHNARPHQQPVGHQKASQPNKEWKPKSSQKPSSNSPGVIGTPTKSVSSPDNSKVSESEAAKLQDKLSRVNVYDNSNVVIAQNIRVPDSDRFRLTFGSLGTELDSTGNMVNGFQAGGTEESNGEPAGSLSLSAPQSCSDEASGIKPVDLLDHQVRNSGSDSPASGAVPERQLPEKNDTSSPQTLDNYADIGLVRDTSPSYAPSDSQQQEQPELEGFSQAFDPQTSYNIPYFRPHMDESVRGQGLPSPQEALSSHNVNSIAASTVAMVQQQPPPVAQMYPQVHVSHYANLMPYRQFLSPVYVPPMAVPGYSSNPAYPHMSNGNSYLLMPGGGSHLNANSLKYGVQPFKPVPAGSPTGYGNFTNPNGYAINGPGVVGGASGLEDSSRIKYKDGNLYVANPQAETSEMWIQNPREHPGLQSTPYYNVPAQSPHGAYMPSHAAHASFNAAAAQSSHMQFPGLYHPPQPAAIPNPHHLGPAMGGNVGVGVAAAAPGAQVGAYQQPQLNHMNWQTNF from the exons ATGGTCTCTGGTTCGCGAATCGAAGGTGGGACTCAGATAATCTCTGCGGGAGTGAGAAAAACCATTCAATCCATCAAAGAAATAGTGCGTAATCACTCCGATATTGATATTTATTGGGCTCTCAAAGAAACCGACATGGATCCTAATGAAACCGCCCAGAAATTGCTGAACCAAG ACCCATTTCATTTggtgaagagaaaaagagataaaagGAAGGAGGTATCCTCTAAT CTTCAGAGTATGGGGCACACGGTTTCTGTGGAGCCAAGAAGACATTTTGAGAGTGCAGGTCAAGGACCGAAATCAAATACATCTGCTGATCGTAATGTTAGAAGAGGAGGTTATGCTCGCAGTGGTGTAACTG GAATCAGCAGAGAGTTTCGTGTTGTGAGAGACAACAGAGTTAACCGAAATATCAATAGAGAAACCAAGCCTGATTCACCACAATGTACAACATCCACCAATGAGCAAGTGTCAAATATTTCTGGAAAGGG CCCAACAGGAAGTTCAAGTAGTCAAAAGCCATCTAGCAGACAGAATTCATCTCAAGTATCAAATGGGCAAACTGatcctcaaattagaaccagTGATGCTAATGCAACTGGTTCTTTAAGAAAAGAGACATTGGTGGAGAAGCGAGTTACTCTTCCAACTGCAGCTTTGCGGGTGCAAGCAGTGAAGCCAAGCAATTCCCAGCCACACTCTGCAGTGGTGGTGTCGAGCAATTCTGTTGTTGGGTTGTATTCTTCTTCCACAGATCCTGTTCATGTGCCATCTCCAGATTCCAGACCATCTGCTTCTGTTGGTGCTATTAAACGGGAAGTTGGTGTTCGGAGGCAATCTTCTGAAAACTCCAATTCATCTGCACCTAGTAgttctctctcaaattcaCTTTTGGGAAAAGAGGGTTCTACGGAGTCATTTCGACCTTTCACTGGCATCTCTAAAACTGATCAAGTTGGCCAAACCTCTGAATCTGTGATGCCTAGCGTGTCCGTCAGCAGACCATTCTTAAGTAATCAGCACAATGCCAGGCCGCATCAACAACCTGTGGGTCATCAGAAAG CTTCCCAGCCTAATAAGGAATGGAAACCTAAGTCAAGCCAAAAGCCAAGCTCTAATAGCCCTGGAGTCATTGGAACACCAACAAAATCTGTTTCATCTCCTGATAATTCCAAGGTCTCAGAGTCAGAAGCGGCTAAGTTGCAAGATAAGCTTTCGCGAGTAAATGTATATGATAACTCTAATGTCGTCATAGCACAGAATATTAGGGTTCCGGACAGTGATCGTTTTCGGCTAACGTTTGGAAGCTTGGGGACAgagcttgattcaacagggaATATGGTTAATGGATTTCAAGCAGGAGGTACAGAGGAGTCAAACGGGGAACCTGCAGGAAG TTTGTCACTATCAGCTCCACAGTCCTGCAGTGATGAGGCTTCTGGCATCAAGCCAGTAGATTTGTTAGATCACCAAGTTAGAAATTCTGGATCTGATTCTCCAGCATCAGGTGCAGTGCCTGAGCGTCAATTGCCTGAGAAAAATGACACCTCAAGTCCTCAAACTTTGGACAATTATGCAGATATTGGTTTGGTTCGAGACACCAGTCCATCCTATGCACCTTCAGATTCACAGCAGCAAGAACAACCAGAGTTAGAAGGTTTTTCG CAGGCGTTCGATCCTCAGACTAGTTATAATATACCTTATTTCAGACCGCATATGGATGAAAGTGTACGGGGACAGGGTCTGCCATCTCCACAGGAG GCATTGAGTTCACATAATGTCAACAGCATCGCTGCATCAACAGTTGCCATGGTTCAACAGCAACCACCCCCTGTGGCACAGATGTACCCACAAGTTCATGTTTCACATTATGCTAATCTTATGCCATACCGCCAATTTCTCTCACCAGTTTATGTTCCACCGATGGCCGTGCCTGGCTATTCTAGCAACCCTGCCTATCCTCACATGTCTAATGGCAACAGCTACTTGCTGATGCCTGGTGGTGGATCCCACCTAAATGCGAACAGCCTCAAGTATGGAGTTCAGCCGTTTAAGCCTGTCCCTGCTGGAAGTCCCACAGGGTACGGGAATTTTACTAATCCTAATGGGTATGCAATCAATGGCCCCGGTGTAGTTGGAGGTGCCTCAGGGCTCGAAGATTCATCTAGAATCAAGTACAAAGATGGCAATCTTTATGTCGCAAATCCACAG GCTGAGACATCAGAGATGTGGATTCAGAACCCAAGGGAGCACCCAGGCCTGCAATCCACTCCATACTACAACGTGCCTGCTCAATCACCTCATGGTGCTTATATGCCATCTCACGCTGCTCATGCTTCCTTCAATGCAGCTGCAGCCCAATCTTCCCACATGCAATTCCCAGGTTTGTACCACCCTCCTCAGCCTGCTGCAATTCCCAATCCACACCATTTGGGTCCTGCTATGGGTGGTAACGTCGGAGTTGGGGTGGCAGCAGCTGCTCCTGGGGCACAGGTTGGTGCATATCAGCAACCCCAACTGAACCATATGAATTGGCAAACCAACTTCTGA
- the LOC18782117 gene encoding uncharacterized protein LOC18782117 isoform X5, with the protein MVSGSRIEGGTQIISAGVRKTIQSIKEIVRNHSDIDIYWALKETDMDPNETAQKLLNQDPFHLVKRKRDKRKEVSSNLQSMGHTVSVEPRRHFESAGQGPKSNTSADRNVRRGGYARSGVTGISREFRVVRDNRVNRNINRETKPDSPQCTTSTNEQVSNISGKGPTGSSSSQKPSSRQNSSQVSNGQTDPQIRTSDANATGSLRKETLVEKRVTLPTAALRVQAVKPSNSQPHSAVVVSSNSVVGLYSSSTDPVHVPSPDSRPSASVGAIKREVGVRRQSSENSNSSAPSSSLSNSLLGKEGSTESFRPFTGISKTDQVGQTSESVMPSVSVSRPFLSNQHNARPHQQPVGHQKASQPNKEWKPKSSQKPSSNSPGVIGTPTKSVSSPDNSKVSESEAAKLQDKLSRVNVYDNSNVVIAQNIRVPDSDRFRLTFGSLGTELDSTGNMVNGFQAGGTEESNGEPAGSLSLSAPQSCSDEASGIKPVDLLDHQVRNSGSDSPASGAVPERQLPEKNDTSSPQTLDNYADIGLVRDTSPSYAPSDSQQQEQPELEGFSAFDPQTSYNIPYFRPHMDESVRGQGLPSPQEALSSHNVNSIAASTVAMVQQQPPPVAQMYPQVHVSHYANLMPYRQFLSPVYVPPMAVPGYSSNPAYPHMSNGNSYLLMPGGGSHLNANSLKYGVQPFKPVPAGSPTGYGNFTNPNGYAINGPGVVGGASGLEDSSRIKYKDGNLYVANPQAETSEMWIQNPREHPGLQSTPYYNVPAQSPHGAYMPSHAAHASFNAAAAQSSHMQFPGLYHPPQPAAIPNPHHLGPAMGGNVGVGVAAAAPGAQVGAYQQPQLNHMNWQTNF; encoded by the exons ATGGTCTCTGGTTCGCGAATCGAAGGTGGGACTCAGATAATCTCTGCGGGAGTGAGAAAAACCATTCAATCCATCAAAGAAATAGTGCGTAATCACTCCGATATTGATATTTATTGGGCTCTCAAAGAAACCGACATGGATCCTAATGAAACCGCCCAGAAATTGCTGAACCAAG ACCCATTTCATTTggtgaagagaaaaagagataaaagGAAGGAGGTATCCTCTAAT CTTCAGAGTATGGGGCACACGGTTTCTGTGGAGCCAAGAAGACATTTTGAGAGTGCAGGTCAAGGACCGAAATCAAATACATCTGCTGATCGTAATGTTAGAAGAGGAGGTTATGCTCGCAGTGGTGTAACTG GAATCAGCAGAGAGTTTCGTGTTGTGAGAGACAACAGAGTTAACCGAAATATCAATAGAGAAACCAAGCCTGATTCACCACAATGTACAACATCCACCAATGAGCAAGTGTCAAATATTTCTGGAAAGGG CCCAACAGGAAGTTCAAGTAGTCAAAAGCCATCTAGCAGACAGAATTCATCTCAAGTATCAAATGGGCAAACTGatcctcaaattagaaccagTGATGCTAATGCAACTGGTTCTTTAAGAAAAGAGACATTGGTGGAGAAGCGAGTTACTCTTCCAACTGCAGCTTTGCGGGTGCAAGCAGTGAAGCCAAGCAATTCCCAGCCACACTCTGCAGTGGTGGTGTCGAGCAATTCTGTTGTTGGGTTGTATTCTTCTTCCACAGATCCTGTTCATGTGCCATCTCCAGATTCCAGACCATCTGCTTCTGTTGGTGCTATTAAACGGGAAGTTGGTGTTCGGAGGCAATCTTCTGAAAACTCCAATTCATCTGCACCTAGTAgttctctctcaaattcaCTTTTGGGAAAAGAGGGTTCTACGGAGTCATTTCGACCTTTCACTGGCATCTCTAAAACTGATCAAGTTGGCCAAACCTCTGAATCTGTGATGCCTAGCGTGTCCGTCAGCAGACCATTCTTAAGTAATCAGCACAATGCCAGGCCGCATCAACAACCTGTGGGTCATCAGAAAG CTTCCCAGCCTAATAAGGAATGGAAACCTAAGTCAAGCCAAAAGCCAAGCTCTAATAGCCCTGGAGTCATTGGAACACCAACAAAATCTGTTTCATCTCCTGATAATTCCAAGGTCTCAGAGTCAGAAGCGGCTAAGTTGCAAGATAAGCTTTCGCGAGTAAATGTATATGATAACTCTAATGTCGTCATAGCACAGAATATTAGGGTTCCGGACAGTGATCGTTTTCGGCTAACGTTTGGAAGCTTGGGGACAgagcttgattcaacagggaATATGGTTAATGGATTTCAAGCAGGAGGTACAGAGGAGTCAAACGGGGAACCTGCAGGAAG TTTGTCACTATCAGCTCCACAGTCCTGCAGTGATGAGGCTTCTGGCATCAAGCCAGTAGATTTGTTAGATCACCAAGTTAGAAATTCTGGATCTGATTCTCCAGCATCAGGTGCAGTGCCTGAGCGTCAATTGCCTGAGAAAAATGACACCTCAAGTCCTCAAACTTTGGACAATTATGCAGATATTGGTTTGGTTCGAGACACCAGTCCATCCTATGCACCTTCAGATTCACAGCAGCAAGAACAACCAGAGTTAGAAGGTTTTTCG GCGTTCGATCCTCAGACTAGTTATAATATACCTTATTTCAGACCGCATATGGATGAAAGTGTACGGGGACAGGGTCTGCCATCTCCACAGGAG GCATTGAGTTCACATAATGTCAACAGCATCGCTGCATCAACAGTTGCCATGGTTCAACAGCAACCACCCCCTGTGGCACAGATGTACCCACAAGTTCATGTTTCACATTATGCTAATCTTATGCCATACCGCCAATTTCTCTCACCAGTTTATGTTCCACCGATGGCCGTGCCTGGCTATTCTAGCAACCCTGCCTATCCTCACATGTCTAATGGCAACAGCTACTTGCTGATGCCTGGTGGTGGATCCCACCTAAATGCGAACAGCCTCAAGTATGGAGTTCAGCCGTTTAAGCCTGTCCCTGCTGGAAGTCCCACAGGGTACGGGAATTTTACTAATCCTAATGGGTATGCAATCAATGGCCCCGGTGTAGTTGGAGGTGCCTCAGGGCTCGAAGATTCATCTAGAATCAAGTACAAAGATGGCAATCTTTATGTCGCAAATCCACAG GCTGAGACATCAGAGATGTGGATTCAGAACCCAAGGGAGCACCCAGGCCTGCAATCCACTCCATACTACAACGTGCCTGCTCAATCACCTCATGGTGCTTATATGCCATCTCACGCTGCTCATGCTTCCTTCAATGCAGCTGCAGCCCAATCTTCCCACATGCAATTCCCAGGTTTGTACCACCCTCCTCAGCCTGCTGCAATTCCCAATCCACACCATTTGGGTCCTGCTATGGGTGGTAACGTCGGAGTTGGGGTGGCAGCAGCTGCTCCTGGGGCACAGGTTGGTGCATATCAGCAACCCCAACTGAACCATATGAATTGGCAAACCAACTTCTGA
- the LOC18782117 gene encoding uncharacterized protein LOC18782117 isoform X4, with product MVSGSRIEGGTQIISAGVRKTIQSIKEIVRNHSDIDIYWALKETDMDPNETAQKLLNQDPFHLVKRKRDKRKEVSSNSMGHTVSVEPRRHFESAGQGPKSNTSADRNVRRGGYARSGVTGTGISREFRVVRDNRVNRNINRETKPDSPQCTTSTNEQVSNISGKGPTGSSSSQKPSSRQNSSQVSNGQTDPQIRTSDANATGSLRKETLVEKRVTLPTAALRVQAVKPSNSQPHSAVVVSSNSVVGLYSSSTDPVHVPSPDSRPSASVGAIKREVGVRRQSSENSNSSAPSSSLSNSLLGKEGSTESFRPFTGISKTDQVGQTSESVMPSVSVSRPFLSNQHNARPHQQPVGHQKASQPNKEWKPKSSQKPSSNSPGVIGTPTKSVSSPDNSKVSESEAAKLQDKLSRVNVYDNSNVVIAQNIRVPDSDRFRLTFGSLGTELDSTGNMVNGFQAGGTEESNGEPAGSLSLSAPQSCSDEASGIKPVDLLDHQVRNSGSDSPASGAVPERQLPEKNDTSSPQTLDNYADIGLVRDTSPSYAPSDSQQQEQPELEGFSQAFDPQTSYNIPYFRPHMDESVRGQGLPSPQEALSSHNVNSIAASTVAMVQQQPPPVAQMYPQVHVSHYANLMPYRQFLSPVYVPPMAVPGYSSNPAYPHMSNGNSYLLMPGGGSHLNANSLKYGVQPFKPVPAGSPTGYGNFTNPNGYAINGPGVVGGASGLEDSSRIKYKDGNLYVANPQAETSEMWIQNPREHPGLQSTPYYNVPAQSPHGAYMPSHAAHASFNAAAAQSSHMQFPGLYHPPQPAAIPNPHHLGPAMGGNVGVGVAAAAPGAQVGAYQQPQLNHMNWQTNF from the exons ATGGTCTCTGGTTCGCGAATCGAAGGTGGGACTCAGATAATCTCTGCGGGAGTGAGAAAAACCATTCAATCCATCAAAGAAATAGTGCGTAATCACTCCGATATTGATATTTATTGGGCTCTCAAAGAAACCGACATGGATCCTAATGAAACCGCCCAGAAATTGCTGAACCAAG ACCCATTTCATTTggtgaagagaaaaagagataaaagGAAGGAGGTATCCTCTAAT AGTATGGGGCACACGGTTTCTGTGGAGCCAAGAAGACATTTTGAGAGTGCAGGTCAAGGACCGAAATCAAATACATCTGCTGATCGTAATGTTAGAAGAGGAGGTTATGCTCGCAGTGGTGTAACTG GTACAGGAATCAGCAGAGAGTTTCGTGTTGTGAGAGACAACAGAGTTAACCGAAATATCAATAGAGAAACCAAGCCTGATTCACCACAATGTACAACATCCACCAATGAGCAAGTGTCAAATATTTCTGGAAAGGG CCCAACAGGAAGTTCAAGTAGTCAAAAGCCATCTAGCAGACAGAATTCATCTCAAGTATCAAATGGGCAAACTGatcctcaaattagaaccagTGATGCTAATGCAACTGGTTCTTTAAGAAAAGAGACATTGGTGGAGAAGCGAGTTACTCTTCCAACTGCAGCTTTGCGGGTGCAAGCAGTGAAGCCAAGCAATTCCCAGCCACACTCTGCAGTGGTGGTGTCGAGCAATTCTGTTGTTGGGTTGTATTCTTCTTCCACAGATCCTGTTCATGTGCCATCTCCAGATTCCAGACCATCTGCTTCTGTTGGTGCTATTAAACGGGAAGTTGGTGTTCGGAGGCAATCTTCTGAAAACTCCAATTCATCTGCACCTAGTAgttctctctcaaattcaCTTTTGGGAAAAGAGGGTTCTACGGAGTCATTTCGACCTTTCACTGGCATCTCTAAAACTGATCAAGTTGGCCAAACCTCTGAATCTGTGATGCCTAGCGTGTCCGTCAGCAGACCATTCTTAAGTAATCAGCACAATGCCAGGCCGCATCAACAACCTGTGGGTCATCAGAAAG CTTCCCAGCCTAATAAGGAATGGAAACCTAAGTCAAGCCAAAAGCCAAGCTCTAATAGCCCTGGAGTCATTGGAACACCAACAAAATCTGTTTCATCTCCTGATAATTCCAAGGTCTCAGAGTCAGAAGCGGCTAAGTTGCAAGATAAGCTTTCGCGAGTAAATGTATATGATAACTCTAATGTCGTCATAGCACAGAATATTAGGGTTCCGGACAGTGATCGTTTTCGGCTAACGTTTGGAAGCTTGGGGACAgagcttgattcaacagggaATATGGTTAATGGATTTCAAGCAGGAGGTACAGAGGAGTCAAACGGGGAACCTGCAGGAAG TTTGTCACTATCAGCTCCACAGTCCTGCAGTGATGAGGCTTCTGGCATCAAGCCAGTAGATTTGTTAGATCACCAAGTTAGAAATTCTGGATCTGATTCTCCAGCATCAGGTGCAGTGCCTGAGCGTCAATTGCCTGAGAAAAATGACACCTCAAGTCCTCAAACTTTGGACAATTATGCAGATATTGGTTTGGTTCGAGACACCAGTCCATCCTATGCACCTTCAGATTCACAGCAGCAAGAACAACCAGAGTTAGAAGGTTTTTCG CAGGCGTTCGATCCTCAGACTAGTTATAATATACCTTATTTCAGACCGCATATGGATGAAAGTGTACGGGGACAGGGTCTGCCATCTCCACAGGAG GCATTGAGTTCACATAATGTCAACAGCATCGCTGCATCAACAGTTGCCATGGTTCAACAGCAACCACCCCCTGTGGCACAGATGTACCCACAAGTTCATGTTTCACATTATGCTAATCTTATGCCATACCGCCAATTTCTCTCACCAGTTTATGTTCCACCGATGGCCGTGCCTGGCTATTCTAGCAACCCTGCCTATCCTCACATGTCTAATGGCAACAGCTACTTGCTGATGCCTGGTGGTGGATCCCACCTAAATGCGAACAGCCTCAAGTATGGAGTTCAGCCGTTTAAGCCTGTCCCTGCTGGAAGTCCCACAGGGTACGGGAATTTTACTAATCCTAATGGGTATGCAATCAATGGCCCCGGTGTAGTTGGAGGTGCCTCAGGGCTCGAAGATTCATCTAGAATCAAGTACAAAGATGGCAATCTTTATGTCGCAAATCCACAG GCTGAGACATCAGAGATGTGGATTCAGAACCCAAGGGAGCACCCAGGCCTGCAATCCACTCCATACTACAACGTGCCTGCTCAATCACCTCATGGTGCTTATATGCCATCTCACGCTGCTCATGCTTCCTTCAATGCAGCTGCAGCCCAATCTTCCCACATGCAATTCCCAGGTTTGTACCACCCTCCTCAGCCTGCTGCAATTCCCAATCCACACCATTTGGGTCCTGCTATGGGTGGTAACGTCGGAGTTGGGGTGGCAGCAGCTGCTCCTGGGGCACAGGTTGGTGCATATCAGCAACCCCAACTGAACCATATGAATTGGCAAACCAACTTCTGA